The following are from one region of the Fusarium keratoplasticum isolate Fu6.1 chromosome 4, whole genome shotgun sequence genome:
- a CDS encoding Dihydrofolate reductase, which translates to MQPLELTLIVAATRNMGIGAHGTMPWTGLRKEMKYFARVTTRLPPQSPPASLNAVIMGRKTWDSIPVKFRPLKDRLNIIITRSAGPEDPTPIVGDKEPIRVSSLEHAIRYARARADVARVFVMGGAQIYAAALELSEARRVLLTSIERDFDCDTFFPIELKGDKPGNWVKKPREELASWTGEEISEDGEEEAGTKYEFQMWEKVD; encoded by the exons ATGCAGCCTCTTGAACTCAccctcatcgtcgccgcGACGCGAAATATGGGCATCGGCGCCCACGGGACGATGCCCTGGACAGGTCTTCGCAAGGAGATGAAGTACTTTGCGCGCGTGACGACGCGGCTTCCGCCACAG TCACCTCCTGCTTCTCTAAACGCCGTCATCATGGGCCGCAAAACCTGGGACTCGATCCCTGTCAAGTTCCGCCCCCTCAAGGACcgtctcaacatcatcatcacccgCTCAGCAGGTCCCGAGGACCCGACGCCAATCGTCGGCGACAAAGAGCCCATCCGGGTATCATCTCTAGAGCACGCGATCCGGTAcgcccgagcccgagccgACGTCGCACGTGTGTTCGTCATGGGCGGTGCGCAAATCTACGCTGCAGCCCTGGAACTGTCCGAGGCCCGACGGGTGCTACTGACGAGTATCGAGCGTGACTTTGACTGTGACACCTTCTTCCCGATTGAGCTAAAGGGGGACAAGCCCGGAAACTGGGTCAAGAAGCCGAGGGAGGAGCTGGCGAGCTGGACAGGTGAAGAGATTTCCGAAGAtggtgaggaagaggcaggGACCAAGTATGAATTTCAAATGTGGGAAAAGGTCGATTAG
- a CDS encoding DSBA domain-containing protein — protein sequence MGGRIDCYLDIVSFYSYVGYADLRQNIDKLAANGVKVEFHPVFLGGINNLSGNKPPWMLPAKARYLNDDSRRAAARLSIPYQGSPPDIFAIAKTLSPLRALQFIKENYPESTFLATFRFFFHKIWLPPHMNLAEDANLIAALSEATDELDGGSGKKLFTDEDVKKIMQGRESMKEKVKQLTAEAVDKGAFGAPWLWVTNRDGKSEAFFGSDRFNHVYRFLGIPFQDVEVLPPSSKL from the exons ATGGGAGGACGCATTGATTGCTACCTGGACATTG TGTCCTTTTATAGCTATGTTGGGTATGCGGATTTGAGGCAGAACATTGACAAGCTTGCTGCCAATGGAGTCAAAGTAGA ATTCCACCCCGTCTTTCTCGGcggcatcaacaacctctcTG GAAATAAGCCTCCATGGATGCtcccagccaaggccaggTATCTCAACGACGATAGTCGCCGTGCCGCTGCGCGCCTCTCAATTCCTTACCAAGGCTCACCACCCGACATCTTTGCCATCGCAAAGACCCTCTCGCCGCTGCGCGCTCTGCAATTCATCAAGGAAAACTACCCAGAGTCGACTTTCCTCGCAACCTTTCGCTTCTTCTTTCACAAGATATGGTTACCTCCGCATATGAACCTCGCCGAGGACGCCAACCTCATCGCAGCACTGTCTGAAGCTACGGATGAACTTGACGGCGGATCAGGCAAGAAGCTTTTCACGGATGAGGATGTGAAGAAGATTATGCAGGGGAGGGAGAGCATGAAGGAGAAAGTGAAGCAGCTGACGGCGGAGGCTGTTGACAAGGGGGCTTTTGGTGCTCCGTGGCTCTGGGTGACGAACCGGGATGGAAAGTCGGAGGCATTCTTTGGGAGCGACAG GTTCAACCATGTGTATCGATTCCTGGGGATTCCGTTCCAGGACGTCGAGGTGCTGCCACCTTCATCCAAGCTGTAA